The genomic window CTTTTCATTTTTTATTAGTTGAACTATTGCATAAGCAGCTTTTTCTGTAGATGTTCCATCTGCTCTTCCAGGATAAGCTCTATTTATATTTCTAGTTTCATTTCCTGATAACTGCTGCCCAGAACTTGCATGAATATATACGTCTGGATCTGGCCATTGATCTAGTGGATTAGTTGCACGTGACCCGTATCTAAACCATCTATCTCCATCTTTAGTTTTAATTGTAAACCTTTGAGGTGATCCCTCTTGGGGATCATTATGTGTGTATCCACTATTATTAGTTCTAGGAATTACATAGACAATTCCCTTATCAACTTTAGCATTTTCTATAAATAGAATTGCACTTAAAAGTCCTGAGGGTTCATTTCCATGTGTTCCACCTAAAATTAGTGTAGCCCCCCCCTCCTCTTTTCCTTTTAAAATATAGATCTCTGTATCCATATTAGTTCCTTTTATATCTGGAAAATACTCACTTAACATCTTTACTTCTGTAACTCCCTCTCCTTTTACAATAGGCTCCGGCTCTCTCATTTTTTTAAACTCTTTCCCTGCTATAAAAGCTATCAATAAAGAACAAGCTAAAAGTATAGCTCCTGTAGTTTTATTTCCTTTCATACAACAATCTCCTCTTTATTTTATCATTAATAATCTCAATATTAAAGGAATTATAACTAACGCCGCATTTAACTGACTAAAAAATCTTTTCTCTTCAAAAAGATTTAATACGACCATGATTAATGTATATAGCGTTATTCCTAAATAAATAAACATCATTTTTATCACTCTCCTCTAATATATTATCGAAGCTATCTCTTTAGAGAAAACTATAAACAAGATAGAGTAAACTATAATTACCAAAGCTGGAACCATTGATTTTTTTAAAACTAACGAATACTCTTTTAATCCAACTACCTGAGCAGCAAATATTCCTGCTAGAGCCGTAGGTGGCATCAGATCTCCCAATCCAGCTATAAAAGAGATTGATGATGCTGTTATTATCTGGTTTTGTGCTAAAAATACCATCAAGAATGGAACTCCTAAAACTGAAGCAGCACCAAAAGATGATACTGCTCCAAATAGCGGAATTGTTATTGCCATAGCTACATATATCATTGCTGGTGGTAAACTTAAACTATTTACAACTATAAATCCCCTAACTCCTGTAAGAGTCATTACTTGAATAAACATTCCAACTCCCATTAAAATTCCTAAAACTGGTAATGTTTCTTTTATCGCTTCCTTAGAAACCGATATAAAGTTAATTTTTTTACCACAAAATAATCCAACTACAGCACTTATTAAAAATATTAAAGGCATTCCTAAATTAAATATTGTTGGCACAACTTTTCCTAAAACCATTAAAATAACACCTAATATTATTGGCAAATAAAGTTTCCAACCATATTTCTCAATATCTTCTAAATTTATTTTAGACTTTATTTCATCATAATTTATTTTTTTTACATATTTCAATCCTAGATAAAGTACTGTAAAGATAGCTACTGGAATTGTTAGTAAAAGAAGAGGAATTGTAAATCCTACATAAGGCATATCTATTCCTCCACCAATTATCATTGCTGGTACATTTACAGGAGGAGCAATCATTCCCAATATTCCACCTATTGCAATAATTGTTGCAGTTTCAACAATTGGTATTCCAACCAACATAAGTATTGGAGCTACTATACTTCCCGCTGTTAACACTGCTGCTGTTGAAGACCCTGTTATCATTCCTGGAAACATACTAACAATCATTAAAAAAATTAGTAAAACCCAGGGGATTGAATGAAATTTTTTTAATATTGATGCACTCAAAGCATTCAATGTTCCTATCTCTTGAATAGTTTTCATAAAAATCATAGCTGTTGCTATTACAAGAATAGTATCGATATATCCAAACATCCCTTCAACTAAATGTCTTACAGGAATTCCATTACCACTTATTAATGTTCCTGTTATAGCTGATAAAACCATAGCTATACTCACAGGTAATTTCAGCTTAAAACATGAAAATGTAAAAACTATTATCATTCCTAAAAATATTATCAATTCTTGCGACACTTTTTCCTCCTTTGAATAAAAGCTGCTAAAAATTTTTAGCAGCTTTTTTATTTGCTTATTAAAAAATCTCTTTTAGAGGCTCTACTGCTCCACTTATTTTAGGAACAAGAACTAAAGGTATTTTCTTTTCTTCAGCTACTTTTGTAAATAGTTGATCTTTATTTCCATCTTCGACTACGATTAAATAGTCACACTCTCCAACAGTTGCGTTTACAAATTTATCAGATAATTCTCCTCTTCGTTGCTCTCCACCAACATGTAATCCAACTATTTTTATTCCTTTTTCTTTAGCAATTTTTAGCAGTTGTTCAGTTCTCGCTAGCTCATCTTCAACTTTTATCCCTGCTGCACCAAGTCCCTTTGAACTTCCTCCAATTGCTATTACAACTGTCTTGTCTATTCCTAGTTTATCTCCAGTAATATTTTTATCTAAAGTTGCTTCTACTCCAGCTTTTTTTAATAGCACACTTACCATTTGTACATCAGCACTTTGCCCTACTGAAGTTAATAACACAGGTTTTTCAAATTTTTCTCCAAAAGCTAAAACCCCTAAAATAAAAAACAATATTGTTGTAAAAAATCTTTTCATCTATTCATCCTCCTCTTTTAAATACCTACTGCTTTTCCATCTCTTCTTGGGTCTGCTCCGCCTTCTAATGTTCCATCTTTTTTATACAATACTCCTTGAACTGATCCCATTCCTCTATCCCACTCTGATGTTCCATTCACCTCATGTCCTAGAGATTTTAGCTTATCTACAGTTTCAGGAGTAATTCTTGTCTCAACATTAATTTTATTAGATGTATTATCAAACATTCTTGGAGCATCAATAGCTTCTTGCATTCCCATATTATGATCCACTACTTTACTTATTACTTGTGACACTGTACTTATAATCTTTGTAGCACCTGGTGATCCTAACACCATAAATGGCTCGCCATTTTTAAGTACAATTGTTGGTGACATTGAACTAAGAGGAGTTTTTCCTGGAGCTACTGAGTTCGGATGCCCTTCTCCTGTAACAAAATCATCCATCTCATTATTTAAGACAAATCCATATCCATCTGCTACTACTCCATTTCCAAAAATTCCATTTACAGTTTTAGTTACTGAAACCATATTCCCCTCTTTATCTGCTATAGAGTAATGAGTTGTATCATCCGATTCATACTGCCATGGGTCATGAGCGATACTTTCTTTTGATTTAGACATATCAATTTTTTCAGATAAATCTTTTGCATATTTTTTAGATGTTAATCCCTTTAAAGGTACTGGAGTATAATCTGTATCTCCCATATATTTTGCTCTATCAGCATAAGATAACTTAAATGCTTCAGAGAAAAGGTGTAAATACTCTGGAGAGTTTACTTCCATATCTCCAACCTTAAAGTTTTCTAAAATATTTAATATTTGTACAACTACTGCTCCTCCTGAACTCGGAGCTGGTGATGATATAATCTCATATCCTCTATAATTTCCTACTACAGGTTTTCTAATTCTCGGTTCATAATTTGCTAAATCTTCCATTGTGAATACTCCACCATACTTATTTAAAGTTCCAACAATAGATTCAGCTACTTCACCTTTATAAAATCCATCCTTACCATTTTTTATTATTAAATCAAGTGTTTTAGCCATATCTTCATTTTTAAAAGTATCTCCTGTTTCATAAGGAAATCCATCTGCTGTTAAAAAAGTTTTTCCAAACTCAGGATATTTAATCATCAAGTCATATTTATTTTTCATATCTCCTGATAATGTTGGTGTTACAACAAAACCATTTTTTGCTAAGTCTGCTGCTGGTCTAATTACATCCTCTCTTGACATAGTTCCATATTTCTCTAAAGCATATAGTAGTCCTGCCACTTCTCCTGGAACTCCAGCTGCTTTTCCACCTTCAACCTTTTCGTTATCCACTACTTTTCCATCTTTATCTAGTACCCACATTTTTGGTGCTGAATTTTTTGGTGCTCTCTCTCTAAAATCAATAAATACTGTTTCCCCTGTCTTAGCAATTCTTATTAGCATAAATCCACCTCCACCTAATCCAGATGAATTTGGTTCTGCAACACCTAAAGCAAACCCTGCTGCTACTGCTGCATCAATTGCATTTCCTCCTTTTTTTAAAACATCCATTCCAATTTTACTAGCTTCATACTTACTTGTAGAAACTATTCCAACTTTCCCCTCTGCTCCTCTACCAGTTCTAATCATATTCCCATTTTCATCAAATGGTTTAAAATCAGCTTTTAAACTGCTAAAAGAAAAAAATGTTACTGCAACTGCTCCTAATAAATATCTTTTTTTCATAACTCACTCCCCTTTCATTTCTATTATTTATACTCTATGAATTTTTGAATGTAAATAAAACATCCATTTTTCTCTTTTTTCTCTTTTTTCTCACAAAAAAAATAAACCCTCTTTGCTATCAAATAAAACAATTTGGGTTTATATCTCTATTTTAGTTTATACTCTTTTTTAGGTCTTCCGATTTTTCCATAAATATTATTTAAAATAACTTTCTCTTCATTCAAAAGATAGTTCATATATCGATTTACTGTTTTTGTAGCAACTCCTGTTAAATTAGATATTTCATCAACATCCATATATTCTTGCTTATTATTTAAGCATCCTAAAACTATATTTAGAGTATTTTTATCTATCCCTTTAGGAAGTCCTTTAGATAGTGAATCCTCATCTTTTAAAGGTTTTTTATTATTCAAATGAACATTCACCCTTGAAAAAAGATCAAGCATTTTTATAGGTTTAATTGCAAAATCATTTGCTCCCGCTTCAAAAAAACTTTCTGCTACAATCTCTTTTCCCTCTACTGTTAAAGCAATTATTGATACCTCTTTATCTAATGTTCTTATTAGCTTCGTACCAATAGCTCCATTTATATAAGGCATGTTATAATCTATCAAAATTATATCAAATTTTCTATTTTTCATTATTTCCAAGGATTTCTCCACACTATTAGCAGTTTCTACACTCCATCCCTTATATATAAAAAATTCAGATATTGCAAAACATATATCCTCTGAATCATCTATAATTAACATACTATTCCCCATACTCATCCCCCTTTAGAATGATATAAATTTTTGTTCCCATTTTTGTTTTTTTTATAAAATATATTTTTCCATCCATCTCTTTTATAGTTTTCACTACAAAAGCTAATCCTTTTCCTGATGATTTTTTTGTAGATACTCCCTCTTTTATTAATTCATTTATATTATCAATATCAATTCCATCACCATAATCGTCAATTTGGATTATTAATCTCCTTTTATAATCTTTAACCATTATATTTACAACAGATGAATTTGCCTCCCAAGAGTTAACAATAAGATTTATTATTACCCTAGATAATAAAATTCTATTTCCTTTTAGTTTATAATCTTTTTTTAAATAACTTTTATAAGTTATCCCCTCAATGTTTTTATGAACTGATAAAAATGAAAAAATAAATCTCATCATCTCTTCAATTTCTATTGGTTTCTCAGATTTTACAGATAGTATTTCACCAATCATAATATTTGTTTTTTCTATTGAATCTTCCATCTTTTTCAAATAAAGTTTTTTTCTCTCATCCTTCTCTTGAAGGGTGAGAGTTTCTAATAGAGCTCCCACTGAAAAAATCGGTGTTTTCAAATCATGAACCAATAGTTGAACCTCTTTTAAATGTCTATTTTCCATCTCTGATCTAGATCTTGCAATTCTTTCCTCTTGTCCTTTAAAAAAATGTAGCAATAAAATTGAAAATAAGGTAAAAAAGCTGAAGAAACTAATACAAATTAAAGTTACAATCACATCCGCTTCCATAAAATTTATAGCTTTATTTAAATCCGATGTAATCTCTCCTACACCTAAAAAATTAAAAAATTTACTTACATCTAACCATTGTAGCCCTACAATAAAGGATAAAAAAACTAAATATTTTTCTACATATGTTATGTTTTTTAAATCAAATTTTACATAATAACAAAACCATAACACTCCTAAAATACTTGTCTTCCCAACAGGAAGTTGAATATCATAGAAAATCTTTATTAAACTGTAGGCTATAGGAATTATTGGTAGTATTAATAATACTTTCTCAAAATTCCTTTTCCTTCCATTTTTTATAATCTCTATTGAATCAAAAAGTAAAAAGATCGCTATATACATCGGTATTGATCTTAAAGTATTCATTATAACTAACTTTAACATCCCAATTAAAAGGTGTTCTTTATCCCATAACTCCAATGCCTTAGTTATGGATTCGTAAATCTTAAAATTTTGATGCGTTAAAAAAATAGGAAAAATCATTCCCAAAAAAAGTACAATTAATACCATTTTTAGTTTTTTATATTCTAATTTAATCTCCATATTCTCTCCCTTGGATTTACTCTAATTATATCATTATTTTATTTAAATAGAATAATTTTTATCTAAATAAAATAATCACATAAAGTTTTATTGAATAGATTGAGATAATATACTATAATAGTCTTAATAACTATCGTAAATGAGGTGTTTATATGAATGATAAATGGAGCAAATTAAAAAATATAATTCAAAATAGTGATAATATCGTTTTCTTCGGAGGAGCTGGTACGTCAACAGAAAGTGGCATTCAAGATTTCAGGGGAACTGGTGGCCTTTATAGTCGTGAATACAAAGGATATAATCCTGAAGAGATTTTACATATAAATTTTTTCTTAAAAAATAGAAAAATCTTTAATGAATTCCTGAGTGAGAAAATGAACTTTAATGGTATAAAACCACATAAAGGTCATTATGCTCTTGTAGATTTAGAAAAAGATGGAAAATTAAAAGCCATAATTACACAAAATATTGATGATCTTCATCAAAAGGCTGGTTCTAAAAATGTATTAGAACTTCATGGGAATATATCTCATTTTTATTGTCTATCTTGTGGAAAAAAAGAAAAAGAAAACTTTAGCTGTCAATGTGGCGGGATAACACGGCCACCTGTTACATTATATGGTGAAAATCTAAATGAAGAAATTACTGAACTGGCTATTAATGCCATTAAAAAAGCTGATACACTTATCGTTGCTGGAACAAGTCTTACCGTTTATCCTGCGGCATACTATATACAATA from Cetobacterium sp. ZOR0034 includes these protein-coding regions:
- the ggt gene encoding gamma-glutamyltransferase yields the protein MKKRYLLGAVAVTFFSFSSLKADFKPFDENGNMIRTGRGAEGKVGIVSTSKYEASKIGMDVLKKGGNAIDAAVAAGFALGVAEPNSSGLGGGGFMLIRIAKTGETVFIDFRERAPKNSAPKMWVLDKDGKVVDNEKVEGGKAAGVPGEVAGLLYALEKYGTMSREDVIRPAADLAKNGFVVTPTLSGDMKNKYDLMIKYPEFGKTFLTADGFPYETGDTFKNEDMAKTLDLIIKNGKDGFYKGEVAESIVGTLNKYGGVFTMEDLANYEPRIRKPVVGNYRGYEIISSPAPSSGGAVVVQILNILENFKVGDMEVNSPEYLHLFSEAFKLSYADRAKYMGDTDYTPVPLKGLTSKKYAKDLSEKIDMSKSKESIAHDPWQYESDDTTHYSIADKEGNMVSVTKTVNGIFGNGVVADGYGFVLNNEMDDFVTGEGHPNSVAPGKTPLSSMSPTIVLKNGEPFMVLGSPGATKIISTVSQVISKVVDHNMGMQEAIDAPRMFDNTSNKINVETRITPETVDKLKSLGHEVNGTSEWDRGMGSVQGVLYKKDGTLEGGADPRRDGKAVGI
- a CDS encoding succinylglutamate desuccinylase, yielding MKGNKTTGAILLACSLLIAFIAGKEFKKMREPEPIVKGEGVTEVKMLSEYFPDIKGTNMDTEIYILKGKEEGGATLILGGTHGNEPSGLLSAILFIENAKVDKGIVYVIPRTNNSGYTHNDPQEGSPQRFTIKTKDGDRWFRYGSRATNPLDQWPDPDVYIHASSGQQLSGNETRNINRAYPGRADGTSTEKAAYAIVQLIKNEKIDMTIDLHEASPEYPVINAIVAHDRAMGIASNTVMNLEFEDVAIGLEPSPVSLRGLTHRELGDFTDTYAILMETANPAQGRLRGKTNEALVVTGVDPTYVKAQKLGRLFVPFDEKGHPLDERVSRHVGSVVELIKVMGENEPEKEIIIENVPTILEIRENGIGNYLNKVTKN
- a CDS encoding TRAP transporter large permease subunit, whose translation is MSQELIIFLGMIIVFTFSCFKLKLPVSIAMVLSAITGTLISGNGIPVRHLVEGMFGYIDTILVIATAMIFMKTIQEIGTLNALSASILKKFHSIPWVLLIFLMIVSMFPGMITGSSTAAVLTAGSIVAPILMLVGIPIVETATIIAIGGILGMIAPPVNVPAMIIGGGIDMPYVGFTIPLLLLTIPVAIFTVLYLGLKYVKKINYDEIKSKINLEDIEKYGWKLYLPIILGVILMVLGKVVPTIFNLGMPLIFLISAVVGLFCGKKINFISVSKEAIKETLPVLGILMGVGMFIQVMTLTGVRGFIVVNSLSLPPAMIYVAMAITIPLFGAVSSFGAASVLGVPFLMVFLAQNQIITASSISFIAGLGDLMPPTALAGIFAAQVVGLKEYSLVLKKSMVPALVIIVYSILFIVFSKEIASIIY
- a CDS encoding NAD-dependent protein deacylase, whose protein sequence is MNDKWSKLKNIIQNSDNIVFFGGAGTSTESGIQDFRGTGGLYSREYKGYNPEEILHINFFLKNRKIFNEFLSEKMNFNGIKPHKGHYALVDLEKDGKLKAIITQNIDDLHQKAGSKNVLELHGNISHFYCLSCGKKEKENFSCQCGGITRPPVTLYGENLNEEITELAINAIKKADTLIVAGTSLTVYPAAYYIQYFKGKNLIIINADETKYDQYATLVIRDSFAEVMSYVTQK
- a CDS encoding DUF6305 family protein, with the translated sequence MKRFFTTILFFILGVLAFGEKFEKPVLLTSVGQSADVQMVSVLLKKAGVEATLDKNITGDKLGIDKTVVIAIGGSSKGLGAAGIKVEDELARTEQLLKIAKEKGIKIVGLHVGGEQRRGELSDKFVNATVGECDYLIVVEDGNKDQLFTKVAEEKKIPLVLVPKISGAVEPLKEIF
- a CDS encoding response regulator, whose translation is MGNSMLIIDDSEDICFAISEFFIYKGWSVETANSVEKSLEIMKNRKFDIILIDYNMPYINGAIGTKLIRTLDKEVSIIALTVEGKEIVAESFFEAGANDFAIKPIKMLDLFSRVNVHLNNKKPLKDEDSLSKGLPKGIDKNTLNIVLGCLNNKQEYMDVDEISNLTGVATKTVNRYMNYLLNEEKVILNNIYGKIGRPKKEYKLK
- a CDS encoding ATP-binding protein, encoding MEIKLEYKKLKMVLIVLFLGMIFPIFLTHQNFKIYESITKALELWDKEHLLIGMLKLVIMNTLRSIPMYIAIFLLFDSIEIIKNGRKRNFEKVLLILPIIPIAYSLIKIFYDIQLPVGKTSILGVLWFCYYVKFDLKNITYVEKYLVFLSFIVGLQWLDVSKFFNFLGVGEITSDLNKAINFMEADVIVTLICISFFSFFTLFSILLLHFFKGQEERIARSRSEMENRHLKEVQLLVHDLKTPIFSVGALLETLTLQEKDERKKLYLKKMEDSIEKTNIMIGEILSVKSEKPIEIEEMMRFIFSFLSVHKNIEGITYKSYLKKDYKLKGNRILLSRVIINLIVNSWEANSSVVNIMVKDYKRRLIIQIDDYGDGIDIDNINELIKEGVSTKKSSGKGLAFVVKTIKEMDGKIYFIKKTKMGTKIYIILKGDEYGE